A genomic stretch from Gopherus flavomarginatus isolate rGopFla2 chromosome 3, rGopFla2.mat.asm, whole genome shotgun sequence includes:
- the CAAP1 gene encoding caspase activity and apoptosis inhibitor 1 has protein sequence MPGRKSSKEKKRRRSRSSGLDGGSGAGSTEGKRRSTESSYSPLEEIKCTVPSAEKEELAEEHSDIEEGGLDLSVSLKPVSFYIADKKEMLHQCFCVIGETKLQKMLPDVLKNCSMEEIKRLCLDQLELLSEKKLLKILEGETGADSDTDEDADRGGNKSGVESISQQDNNVDSTSSLREDSKLEGLESKQGKGEDSDVLSINADAYDSDIEGPCNEEESPDVPESAVRSGAGQIDDLQKDIEKSVNEILGLAESSPKESKAANLAVAPAEDVQPSAQQLELLELEMRARAIKALMKAGDVKK, from the exons ATGCCGGGCCGCAAATCCTCCAAGGAAAAGAAGCGGCGCCGCTCCCGTTCCAGCGGCCTAGACGGGGGCTCGGGCGCGGGGAGCACCGAGGGGAAGCGGCGAAGTACCGAGTCCAGTTACAGCCCCTTGGAG GAAATAAAATGTACTGTGCCatctgcagaaaaagaggagttAGCTGAAGAGCACAGCGACATAGAAGAAGGTGGACTAGACCTCAGTGTGTCACTAAAACCAGTTAGTTTCTACATTGCAGACAAAAAAGAAATGCTTCATCAGTGCTTCTGTGTCATAGGGGAGACGAAACTGCAGAAAATGCTGCCTGATGTTTTGAAG AATTGTTCCATGGAGGAAATCAAAAGGCTTTGCCTGGATCAGTTAGAACTTCTATCTGAGAAAAAACTCCTGAAGATTCTTGAAG GTGAGACTGGTGCTGACTCTGATACTGATGAAGATGCAGACCGTGGTGGAAATAAGAGCGGAGTTGAATCAATCAGTCA ACAAGACAACAATGTAGATTCTACTTCTTCTCTGAGGGAAGATAGCAAACTGGAAGGCCTGGAGTCAAAACAAG GCAAGGGAGAAGATAGTGATGTCCTCAGCATAAATGCAGATGCATATGATAGTGACATAGAAGGCCCATGCAATGAAGAGGAGAGTCCAGATGTGCCAGAAAGTGCTGTCAGAAGTGGAGCTGGTCAGATAGATGACCTTCAGAAGGACATTGAGAAAAGCGTGAATGAGATACTGGGGTTGGCAGAATCAAGCCCAAAGGAGTCTAAAGCAGCAAACTTGGCTGTTGCTCCAGCAGAAGATGTTCAGCCATCAgcacagcagctggagctccTGGAGCTTGAGATGAGGGCCAGGGCTATTAAGGCTCTGATGAAGGCTGGCGATGTAAAAAAATAG